The Catenulispora sp. MAP5-51 genome has a window encoding:
- a CDS encoding caspase domain-containing protein, translated as MLTIGMGEYFDDSLPDLPTVLAGAEALGKALTRPCIGAFPAESSTLLLNPSLAKLERELRGLEDFEDTVVLFYSGHGLIDPRGELYLAVPDTDSSRVQTTALPYDLVRQTMSRCRAKNRIVILDCCFSGRAIPGIMAAGSDDVFAAQASLRGVYVITATSPTAAAMAPVDARFT; from the coding sequence GTGCTGACAATCGGCATGGGCGAGTACTTTGATGACTCGCTGCCTGATCTTCCGACCGTCTTGGCCGGCGCAGAAGCACTTGGTAAGGCCCTGACGAGGCCCTGTATCGGCGCTTTTCCGGCCGAATCGTCAACTCTTCTTCTCAACCCCTCTCTGGCTAAGCTCGAACGTGAGCTCCGCGGTCTCGAAGACTTCGAGGACACCGTCGTACTCTTCTATTCGGGGCACGGGCTGATCGATCCCCGAGGCGAGCTCTACTTGGCCGTCCCCGACACCGATAGCAGCAGGGTGCAAACCACCGCGCTGCCCTACGACCTGGTCCGGCAGACGATGTCACGGTGCCGCGCCAAGAACCGCATCGTTATCCTCGACTGCTGTTTTAGCGGCCGCGCGATCCCTGGCATCATGGCGGCGGGTTCAGACGATGTGTTCGCTGCCCAGGCATCGTTGCGAGGCGTCTACGTCATCACAGCCACCAGTCCGACTGCAGCGGCTATGGCACCCGTTGATGCACGGTTCACCTGA
- a CDS encoding integrase core domain-containing protein, which produces MMSVRGVDVGLIASRLFAWMRLSVSDSTAKDVEILMLRHQLAVAQRRDPRLARKLRWVDRAWLVLLAGLLPATRLSRIRLIVTPGTLLGWHRDLLRRRWARRSRRGPGRPATHRDIKALVLRLARENPSWGYRRIHGELAGLGIRLAPSTVWEILRAAGVDPAPSRDTGPTWAEFLRSQAEAILACDFVVVDLIDGSKAYVLAVIEHATRSVRVLGATLHPTSDWVVQQARNLLMDLEDTGAQVTFLIHDRDASFGAAFDAIFTAAAVEVVRTGIRSPRQNSIMERWFRSLRAELTDRTLIWNLPHLIRLLREYEIHYNEHRPHRTLNQAAPLRPLPDNVVDLDDFRVRRHDRAGGCDPRIHAGRVVFGTLR; this is translated from the coding sequence ATGATGTCGGTTCGTGGGGTTGATGTTGGTTTGATCGCGAGCCGGTTGTTCGCGTGGATGCGTCTGTCGGTGAGTGATTCGACGGCCAAGGACGTTGAGATCCTGATGTTGCGTCATCAGCTTGCGGTCGCGCAGCGTCGGGATCCGCGGCTTGCGCGGAAGCTCAGGTGGGTTGATCGGGCGTGGCTGGTGCTGCTGGCCGGGTTGCTCCCGGCCACTCGGCTGTCGCGGATCCGGCTGATCGTCACCCCTGGCACGCTCCTGGGTTGGCATCGGGACCTGTTGCGGCGTCGCTGGGCGCGACGTTCGCGGCGAGGGCCGGGACGCCCCGCCACACACCGCGACATCAAGGCTCTGGTGCTGCGGCTGGCCAGGGAGAATCCGTCGTGGGGGTATCGGCGGATCCACGGTGAGCTGGCTGGCCTCGGTATCCGCCTGGCTCCCTCGACGGTGTGGGAGATCCTCAGGGCCGCGGGCGTCGATCCGGCTCCGTCCCGTGATACCGGCCCGACTTGGGCTGAGTTTCTGCGTTCCCAGGCCGAGGCGATCTTGGCGTGTGATTTCGTGGTGGTCGACCTGATCGACGGATCGAAAGCGTACGTGCTGGCAGTGATCGAGCACGCCACCCGCAGTGTGCGTGTCCTCGGAGCCACCCTGCACCCCACGTCGGACTGGGTGGTGCAGCAGGCCCGCAACTTGCTGATGGATCTGGAAGACACCGGAGCACAGGTGACGTTCCTGATCCACGACCGGGACGCCTCCTTCGGCGCCGCGTTCGACGCCATCTTCACCGCCGCCGCCGTCGAGGTGGTCCGCACCGGGATCCGGTCACCCCGCCAGAACTCGATCATGGAGCGGTGGTTCCGCTCGCTGCGCGCGGAGCTGACCGACCGCACCTTGATCTGGAATCTGCCGCACCTGATCCGGCTGCTCCGAGAATACGAGATCCACTACAACGAGCACCGTCCGCACCGCACCCTCAACCAGGCAGCACCCCTGCGGCCGCTGCCGGACAACGTGGTCGATCTCGACGACTTTCGCGTCCGACGCCATGATCGCGCCGGGGGGTGTGATCCACGAATACACGCAGGTCGCGTAGTTTTCGGCACGCTCAGGTGA
- a CDS encoding tetratricopeptide repeat protein, with protein MTTSGIKATRRAHADVVALIRADRGDPAQACRAARDRLAALAPGEPEDPATWESYRLLTSDVQTLLGYLREAGVPISTPSAFRTLLIRILCYLYAAENASLGKILATEILQAWTAELGKSHPSTIDVTERLAACHHGLSELQQARTLLETVLRARTEARGAEDPATLLAAANLGACLNAAGDFHDALRQNEGTVRRCDLALSKDHETTLLATENLAGSLYGLDDHRLSLAVFRDVLQRRTVKDGADSLTTMYTAKNVAEVLHKLGDYEEALAIDKELLSRFERLVGKRHSATGSTRRRLIRDLRALGRAEEADAIEGNSGP; from the coding sequence ATGACGACGTCCGGCATCAAGGCGACACGCAGGGCACATGCCGACGTGGTCGCCCTCATCAGGGCTGATCGCGGCGACCCGGCCCAGGCATGTCGCGCTGCCCGTGACCGACTCGCGGCGCTGGCCCCCGGCGAGCCCGAAGATCCTGCCACGTGGGAGTCGTACCGGCTGCTCACCTCGGATGTGCAGACCCTGCTCGGCTACCTGCGTGAGGCGGGCGTACCGATCAGCACCCCTTCGGCCTTCCGCACCCTCTTAATACGAATCCTTTGTTACCTGTACGCAGCCGAGAACGCGAGCCTCGGCAAGATCTTGGCAACCGAGATTCTCCAGGCTTGGACTGCCGAACTCGGCAAATCCCATCCGTCCACCATCGACGTCACCGAGCGCCTGGCTGCGTGCCACCACGGACTGTCGGAGTTGCAGCAGGCCAGAACCTTGCTCGAAACAGTGCTCCGCGCGCGCACAGAGGCTCGCGGCGCCGAGGACCCCGCCACCTTGCTCGCCGCCGCCAACCTGGGGGCGTGCCTCAACGCCGCCGGCGACTTCCACGACGCCCTACGGCAGAACGAGGGCACGGTCAGGCGGTGTGACCTCGCACTCAGCAAGGACCACGAAACAACATTGCTAGCGACGGAGAATCTCGCCGGCAGCCTGTACGGGCTCGATGATCATCGACTGTCGCTCGCGGTGTTTCGGGACGTCCTGCAGCGGCGCACGGTGAAGGACGGCGCTGACAGCCTGACGACGATGTACACGGCGAAGAACGTCGCCGAGGTCCTGCACAAGCTCGGCGATTATGAAGAGGCGCTCGCCATCGACAAAGAACTGCTCTCGCGATTCGAGCGCCTCGTCGGCAAGCGGCATTCGGCGACTGGATCGACCCGCCGACGGCTGATACGAGACCTTCGAGCCCTCGGCCGCGCCGAGGAGGCGGACGCCATCGAGGGCAACTCTGGTCCATGA
- a CDS encoding AAA family ATPase, with the protein MERAFEDLVLERTGGDFVERVWLTAAIEHALDQPGVGIVLVTGEPGTGKTSLMAGLARTHSDWLRYFVGAEDRGAHAAGDISSFLLSIGHQLAGQQPQLYEPSALGMTVRQRFGDIEEQGSATGIRIADLTVSPFYRTARLTVEVEQQVEKLAGELIGVEIGVAHLEPRLLEPDNLAHLALFGPAAVLTEADPNGPGVVILLDALDEASRADRDTRLLEWLATGPRLPPNVKMVVTSRPQSALGLLRAGREDQIKEIFVDTGDRQVTDDLISYAEKTLTTAEVAGEAHARGLFPDQFLRQAARRADGNFLYLASYVRALRGAIQAGDASLVDQLFTLEDVPQTLAGIYGFFVELARVEIDRLGLLDIQDPIGAADRFTSAWEGVGQPILGVLTVAREPLTEDQLLRLIEARVWPRSVRNVLARLRWLLYWRGERVALFHASVGEFLTGALARDKHPDCWLDPLEWHERIARHYRGSAATWAEAEWSTMDRYGLTYLPEHVLSSRRQVSSQAVDLVCPGLLRAIVREFGAAGNFLNAVDRVADHVAESESPTIGLPKVMYLRTVREEAGRSSSALAPKVVGLMARMGRLSAALEHVAGIGPSVHQFVAMAEIWRHADPGPGERSRGELRELLVETALTVPEDLSPRFHRTNVRLYAIQSAAMVLAPFDLDRALRLWRHGLTGSHSDELDQREPDALYRAAARVESDTDKACALIGRICGERWQDYLDLAVRAEADKAPELLRKSEADLQTAGAAARLVGYARLAVAWSERDPVMSQRLLAAVRAEVFEVDDEDVRKERWNGGMFEDLLGCLARTATELADVDQTTARFLLARMDVSSIGSGDACLDGARLWRRFGSPRRAQALIDRYRPKSTDAWRQLRVESALGELNHEKALQLIGQIYDEIPAPRASDESMDVSRRRHSLGSVAKLLADYDLARAAQVARELRNTRWRDHETSIRLRQLDLATADGAQQFSEYDRYSFLADIAHLHLDRGETAEATAILEDALGHATRPGAMSASGVDEGYIHFFLERSSPGPVLDSKPATPSGVLRIAALSDLSQEWLINAKRHFFRDPVDMIRTRPNSPPSLAAAVRALAERLWAKDDSVALAVVRAIEDPPERLIGLARLHRLAHRSDASHGPETDTLSQEIDRELPKVPEYRWNVHGGDIEDRGVTAYLRPDHRVRFELAVSSLGCRPQDKEAIQGLRYLSHAHLMTVTLWSSETYAAIRRGELPVLRPHQQGFREMHLHALSLSRYPDSSELLAECTRAAAAYQEYLLSQQIPGYRSSLGNLQLSEPVYAAAVDLLRPTPGASLPPAFVRRIRAMVGKGPLPAAAGLVAFAAEVKPACEHELVELCSEIIAATREITPARRLDTLVILATSPLLGGVVDPVELLHEAERCEAASKDEARIPSDVISRLFPLLLYRNPDVALRALYSAAWMRATAMLEYAAEALTDVLGVNAAGALASAISRGRDCTSLGGAPPDVVGGVNLAQLIATAPALAGGRA; encoded by the coding sequence ATGGAAAGAGCCTTCGAAGACTTGGTGCTTGAGCGTACCGGGGGAGATTTCGTCGAGCGGGTCTGGCTGACGGCCGCCATCGAGCACGCGCTGGACCAGCCAGGCGTCGGCATCGTGTTGGTCACGGGGGAGCCCGGTACGGGAAAGACCAGCCTGATGGCGGGCTTGGCGAGGACCCATTCGGACTGGCTGCGCTACTTCGTCGGTGCGGAGGACAGAGGAGCTCACGCGGCGGGTGACATCTCGTCATTCCTGTTGTCCATCGGACACCAGCTCGCCGGTCAACAACCGCAGCTTTATGAGCCGTCCGCTCTTGGGATGACGGTTCGACAGCGCTTTGGCGATATCGAGGAACAGGGAAGCGCCACCGGGATCCGAATCGCGGACCTGACAGTCTCGCCGTTCTACCGGACCGCTCGGTTGACGGTCGAGGTCGAGCAGCAGGTGGAGAAGCTCGCCGGGGAGCTCATTGGTGTCGAGATCGGCGTCGCGCATCTTGAACCCCGCTTGCTTGAGCCGGATAATCTGGCCCATCTCGCCCTGTTCGGCCCGGCCGCTGTCCTGACCGAGGCGGACCCGAACGGCCCGGGGGTCGTCATTCTGCTGGACGCGCTCGACGAGGCTTCCAGAGCCGATCGCGACACCCGGCTCCTGGAATGGCTGGCGACCGGGCCGCGGTTGCCGCCGAACGTCAAGATGGTGGTGACGTCAAGGCCGCAGTCGGCGCTCGGGCTCCTGCGGGCCGGGCGTGAGGACCAGATCAAGGAGATCTTCGTCGATACCGGTGACCGCCAGGTGACTGACGACTTGATCTCGTACGCGGAGAAGACTCTCACCACCGCCGAAGTTGCCGGGGAAGCGCACGCTCGGGGGCTGTTCCCCGATCAGTTCCTGCGCCAGGCGGCCCGCCGCGCCGATGGGAACTTCCTGTACCTGGCCAGCTATGTTCGTGCCTTGAGGGGAGCCATTCAGGCCGGCGACGCCAGTCTGGTGGACCAGCTTTTCACCCTTGAGGATGTGCCGCAGACGCTGGCCGGCATCTACGGGTTCTTTGTCGAACTGGCCCGGGTCGAGATCGACCGGCTCGGGCTGCTCGATATCCAGGACCCGATCGGCGCGGCTGACCGGTTCACGTCCGCGTGGGAGGGGGTCGGGCAGCCGATCCTCGGCGTCCTCACAGTAGCGCGGGAGCCGCTGACGGAGGATCAGCTCTTGCGGCTGATCGAAGCGCGGGTGTGGCCGCGCTCCGTCCGCAACGTCCTTGCACGCCTTCGCTGGCTGCTTTACTGGCGCGGCGAGCGGGTCGCTCTCTTCCATGCTTCTGTCGGAGAGTTCCTCACCGGGGCGCTTGCCCGGGACAAACATCCCGATTGCTGGCTTGATCCGCTCGAGTGGCACGAGCGGATAGCGCGCCACTACCGTGGGTCGGCTGCCACCTGGGCCGAGGCGGAATGGTCGACGATGGACCGGTACGGCCTGACCTATCTTCCCGAGCACGTCCTGAGCTCCCGTCGGCAGGTGTCCAGCCAAGCTGTCGACCTCGTCTGCCCGGGACTGTTGCGAGCGATCGTGCGAGAGTTCGGTGCGGCCGGCAACTTCCTCAACGCCGTCGATCGTGTCGCGGACCACGTCGCCGAGTCGGAGTCGCCGACAATCGGACTGCCCAAAGTGATGTATCTCCGGACAGTACGCGAAGAAGCCGGCCGGTCCAGTAGTGCCCTGGCACCCAAGGTCGTAGGGCTGATGGCCCGGATGGGCCGGCTCAGCGCGGCGCTCGAACACGTGGCCGGGATCGGGCCGTCGGTGCATCAGTTCGTCGCGATGGCGGAGATCTGGCGGCACGCGGATCCCGGCCCTGGTGAACGCTCGCGCGGAGAACTGCGTGAGCTGCTGGTCGAGACGGCTTTGACGGTTCCGGAAGATCTCAGCCCACGCTTTCATCGAACGAATGTGCGCCTTTATGCGATCCAGTCTGCCGCAATGGTACTTGCACCCTTTGATCTGGACCGCGCACTGCGTCTGTGGCGGCACGGCCTAACAGGTTCGCATAGCGACGAACTTGATCAGCGGGAACCAGATGCGCTGTACCGGGCCGCCGCACGTGTCGAATCCGACACAGACAAGGCCTGTGCGCTCATCGGCCGAATCTGCGGGGAGCGCTGGCAGGACTACCTAGATTTGGCGGTACGTGCTGAAGCGGACAAAGCGCCGGAGTTGCTGCGCAAATCGGAGGCCGACCTGCAGACGGCTGGCGCGGCGGCTCGCCTGGTCGGATACGCGCGCTTGGCCGTCGCGTGGTCGGAGCGTGACCCCGTGATGAGTCAGCGGCTTCTGGCAGCCGTCCGGGCCGAGGTGTTCGAGGTCGACGACGAGGACGTCCGCAAAGAGCGCTGGAACGGCGGCATGTTCGAGGATCTCCTCGGGTGCCTGGCCAGGACGGCTACAGAACTCGCCGACGTGGATCAGACGACCGCTCGCTTCCTGCTCGCGCGAATGGACGTGAGCTCAATCGGTTCCGGTGACGCGTGTCTGGACGGTGCCCGACTCTGGAGGAGATTCGGATCCCCGCGCCGGGCCCAGGCTCTCATCGATCGATACCGTCCCAAGAGTACCGATGCCTGGCGGCAGTTGAGAGTGGAGTCGGCGCTGGGGGAGCTGAACCATGAGAAGGCGCTCCAGCTCATAGGCCAGATATACGACGAGATACCTGCTCCGCGTGCCAGCGATGAATCCATGGACGTTTCGAGGCGGCGACACAGTCTGGGGTCCGTGGCCAAGTTGCTGGCCGACTACGACCTTGCCAGGGCCGCGCAAGTGGCCAGAGAACTGCGCAACACCCGATGGCGGGACCACGAAACCTCGATCAGGCTCAGACAGCTTGACTTGGCCACGGCCGACGGTGCCCAACAATTCTCCGAATACGACCGTTACTCATTCCTCGCCGACATCGCTCATCTCCATCTGGACCGCGGCGAGACCGCCGAAGCGACGGCCATCCTCGAGGACGCACTGGGCCACGCGACACGCCCCGGGGCGATGTCTGCAAGCGGTGTCGATGAGGGCTATATCCACTTCTTTCTTGAGCGATCGTCACCTGGACCGGTCCTTGACTCGAAACCGGCCACGCCGAGTGGCGTACTCAGGATCGCGGCACTTTCGGATCTCAGCCAAGAGTGGCTCATCAATGCGAAGCGGCACTTCTTCCGCGACCCGGTCGACATGATTCGCACCAGGCCCAACAGCCCTCCTTCGCTGGCCGCGGCGGTGCGGGCGCTCGCCGAACGCTTGTGGGCAAAGGATGATTCCGTGGCACTGGCAGTGGTACGAGCGATCGAGGACCCGCCGGAGCGCCTCATAGGGCTGGCAAGGCTGCACCGGCTTGCGCACCGCTCCGACGCCAGCCACGGCCCCGAGACCGACACCCTGTCGCAGGAGATAGATCGCGAGTTGCCGAAGGTGCCGGAATATCGCTGGAACGTTCATGGCGGCGATATCGAGGACCGCGGAGTGACGGCCTATCTGCGCCCAGACCACCGAGTCAGGTTTGAACTCGCGGTTTCTTCACTGGGTTGCCGGCCGCAAGACAAGGAAGCGATTCAGGGGCTCAGGTACCTGTCCCACGCGCATCTGATGACTGTGACGCTCTGGTCATCCGAGACATACGCCGCGATTCGACGTGGTGAGCTTCCCGTGCTCCGTCCACACCAGCAGGGATTCAGGGAGATGCACCTGCATGCCCTCAGCCTCTCACGATATCCGGACAGTTCCGAACTGCTGGCCGAATGCACGCGAGCGGCAGCTGCTTATCAGGAATACCTTCTCTCTCAGCAGATTCCTGGATACCGTTCCTCGCTGGGGAATCTCCAACTGAGCGAGCCCGTCTACGCGGCTGCCGTGGACCTGCTTCGTCCGACGCCGGGGGCGTCGCTGCCTCCCGCCTTCGTGCGGCGGATACGCGCCATGGTCGGCAAAGGGCCATTGCCCGCGGCGGCCGGCCTCGTTGCTTTTGCGGCGGAAGTGAAGCCGGCGTGCGAACACGAACTCGTCGAGCTGTGCTCCGAGATCATCGCGGCGACCCGGGAGATCACCCCGGCACGTCGCCTGGACACCCTGGTCATCCTGGCCACCTCGCCTCTGCTCGGTGGCGTGGTGGATCCGGTCGAGCTGCTTCACGAGGCAGAACGTTGTGAAGCCGCGTCGAAGGACGAGGCGAGAATCCCCAGTGACGTCATAAGTCGCCTCTTTCCCTTACTTCTTTATCGGAACCCTGATGTGGCTCTGCGCGCACTCTATTCAGCTGCATGGATGCGTGCGACAGCCATGCTGGAGTACGCCGCAGAAGCATTGACAGATGTGCTGGGCGTCAACGCCGCGGGAGCTCTGGCTTCGGCCATCTCCCGCGGCCGGGACTGCACATCGCTCGGGGGCGCGCCGCCCGATGTGGTCGGCGGGGTCAACCTCGCGCAGCTCATCGCAACAGCTCCCGCATTGGCGGGTGGTCGCGCATGA